A single region of the Fenollaria sporofastidiosus genome encodes:
- a CDS encoding NUDIX hydrolase — MKVLSSGGVIINNNLILLLKKYNGDYVLPKGRIERGESIEEAALREVKEESGITGEIKKYLGKIEYSFINKMKNVKVDKTVHFFLMSTKDTHTIPQSMEGFKTAKFYDRNEAIRLMKYSQERSIIRKAIEEYDREKNEE, encoded by the coding sequence GTGAAGGTACTTAGCTCAGGAGGCGTAATAATTAATAACAATTTAATACTACTTTTGAAGAAGTACAACGGCGATTATGTACTGCCAAAGGGCAGGATAGAGCGCGGCGAGAGCATCGAGGAGGCGGCACTACGCGAGGTCAAGGAAGAAAGCGGCATCACTGGAGAGATCAAAAAATACCTTGGCAAGATCGAGTACTCCTTCATTAACAAGATGAAGAATGTGAAGGTAGACAAGACTGTGCACTTCTTCTTGATGTCGACAAAGGACACGCACACTATACCACAAAGCATGGAAGGCTTCAAGACCGCAAAGTTCTACGACAGGAACGAGGCTATAAGGCTGATGAAGTACAGCCAAGAAAGAAGCATAATTAGAAAAGCCATCGAGGAGTACGACAGAGAGAAGAATGAGGAGTAG
- the whiA gene encoding DNA-binding protein WhiA, producing the protein MSFSQKAKDEAAKLAIFNDNSSLAELMAYVRYVSSISFISGKVAVSFRVQKAALARRIFTIIRMIYNTDLDVDISKMTQLKKMNIYTIVLSDTDIVMQMFKDTRLEGFLDVNKVPSMVRDNDEMRRSYLRAAFLAVGSIANPERGYHLEMLFESEFEANEVKELMNVYGLGAKYVRRKENYITYLKGAEAISDFLTVIGAMRAVLSFENIRVVKDVRNNANRRTNCETANIQKTVDASTRQVADIEYIDERLGLENLQGDLRELALLRLDNRDASLAELGRLMSPELGKSGVNHRLKKLAEMAENLRINEEN; encoded by the coding sequence ATGAGTTTTTCACAAAAAGCTAAGGACGAGGCAGCAAAGCTTGCGATATTCAATGACAATAGCTCCCTTGCTGAGCTCATGGCCTACGTAAGATACGTCTCATCCATCAGCTTCATATCAGGCAAGGTCGCAGTCTCATTCAGAGTGCAGAAGGCGGCGCTTGCAAGGCGCATCTTCACCATCATCAGAATGATATACAACACCGACCTAGATGTCGACATCTCGAAGATGACTCAGCTTAAGAAGATGAACATCTACACAATCGTTCTAAGCGATACCGACATAGTTATGCAGATGTTTAAAGATACGAGGCTGGAGGGCTTCCTAGATGTGAACAAGGTGCCGTCCATGGTTAGAGACAACGATGAGATGAGGCGTAGCTACCTAAGAGCAGCCTTCTTAGCAGTAGGATCCATCGCTAATCCAGAGCGCGGCTACCACCTCGAAATGCTCTTCGAAAGCGAGTTTGAGGCAAACGAGGTCAAGGAGCTAATGAACGTCTACGGCCTTGGAGCGAAGTACGTAAGGCGCAAGGAGAACTACATCACTTACCTAAAGGGCGCCGAGGCGATCTCGGACTTTCTCACAGTTATAGGCGCGATGCGTGCAGTACTTAGCTTTGAGAACATCAGAGTAGTTAAGGATGTAAGGAACAATGCCAACAGACGCACCAATTGCGAAACAGCGAATATACAGAAGACGGTCGATGCATCGACAAGGCAGGTAGCAGATATCGAGTACATCGACGAGAGACTTGGACTTGAGAATCTGCAAGGCGATTTACGAGAGCTTGCCTTGCTTAGACTGGACAATAGAGACGCGTCGCTTGCAGAGCTTGGAAGGCTTATGAGCCCGGAGCTTGGCAAGTCGGGCGTGAACCATAGACTTAAAAAACTTGCTGAAATGGCAGAAAATTTACGAATAAATGAGGAGAATTAA
- a CDS encoding GrdX family protein yields MKRTIVTNNDYVRDKYKDDFDMIYIDKVDNYTGVLLKARDLIHEGYKLLTHPLSGSVKPNETPFKTIILEKGTGLDQDGLIIIEEAIGTINKFLNIEKTPDYNERVIDDCKVIDLSIIDNTINLRSSI; encoded by the coding sequence ATGAAGAGAACCATAGTTACAAACAACGACTACGTTAGAGACAAATACAAAGACGACTTCGACATGATCTACATAGACAAAGTCGACAACTATACAGGCGTTTTACTTAAGGCGAGAGACCTAATTCATGAAGGATATAAACTCTTAACACATCCATTATCAGGATCAGTTAAGCCAAACGAAACACCATTTAAGACAATTATTTTGGAAAAAGGCACAGGACTTGACCAAGACGGACTTATCATAATTGAAGAAGCGATCGGAACCATCAACAAGTTTTTAAACATTGAAAAGACACCCGATTACAACGAGCGCGTCATCGACGACTGCAAAGTCATAGACCTTTCCATCATAGACAACACAATCAATTTAAGAAGTTCAATCTAA